The region AACACAAGTCGAAATACTCCAGACTCCGGATTCTTCAGTGAGTCCCGGCATTTCTTTGGCCATGCCGACGCACGGGCCCGCGGTGCCCGACGTGTCCAACATCGGCATCGACCCGTTTCACACCGCGGGGCCGTCCTCCGTGATTAAGCGCAAAACATTTGAGCCCCCTCCGGGGCAGTGGCGCAAAGAAGTCGAACGCGTCCTGATCACCGAGGAACAGATCGCGCGGCGCGTGCGACAACTCACGCGACGGCTCGAGACCGATTTTGCCGGGCGCGACCTCGTTATTGTTTCACTGCTCAACGGCACAGTCCTCTTCCTCGCCGATCTGATCCGTCACCTGTCGTTGCCTCTCCGCCTCGATTTCATCGGCGTTTCCAGTTACGGCGCAAATACGGTCCCGGGTCAACTGGTGTTTACCAAGGAACTGCGGATCGATGTGCGCGGACGCGATGTGCTGCTCGTGGACGACATTCTCGACACCGGCAAAACCCTCAAACGCGTGCTCACCAAACTGCGCGCGTTGAAGCCGCGTCGCGTCAGGGTTTGCGTGTTGCTGGAGAAAAGGGCGCGCCGTGTCGCGAAAATCCGCGTTGATTATGTCGGGTTCCGTATTCCGGATTTGTTCGTGGTCGGGTATGGGCTTGATTTTGCGGAGCGCTACCGGAACCTGTCCTTCGTAGGCGTGTTACGACCGCAGTACCGGCAAGGGAGCTGACGTGCGGATTGTTGTCCATTTTTATTCGTATTTCAAAGAGTTGACGGGTTGCGTCGAAACGACCGAGGCGTTGCCGCCCGGGAGCAGCATCGCTGATTTGATGACGCTGCTCATCCGGCGCTTTCCCAAACTGGGTCCCATGCAAAACTCGACGCTGATTGCCGTTGGCGTGGATTATCAGGGTCGCGGATACTTGTTGAAGGAAGGCGACGAAGTTTCACTCTTTCCGCCGGTGCAGGGCGGATGAAGCACGCGCGCGGAACAGAATGCGGAGTAGATGAAAAGACGTTTGACCATCACCACTGAGCCGATCGACGAATCCGCACTGCTCGCAAGGCGCGAAATGTCGGGCGGCATGGGCGCGGTGGTTTACTTTCTGGGGGTTGTTCGCGGTGTGGAGGACGACAAACGCATCAGCGCCATCGAATACGAGTCGTTCGAACGCATGGTGGAGCACCAGTTCGACCTGCTGTTCGGCGAAATGGAACGAAGGTGGCCGATTGAATCGGTCCGGCTCGTGCATCGAATTGGCGTGGTCAAAGTGAACGAGCCGTCACTCTGGGTGGAGTTGGTCGCGCCCCACCGCGCCGAGGCGTTCGCCGCCTGTCAGTGGCTCATTGATGAAATGAAACGCGTGGTTCCCATCTGGAAGAAACCGCTCCGTTGACCGTTGGTTGTCCGCGAAGCGCGATGCCACC is a window of Candidatus Angelobacter sp. DNA encoding:
- a CDS encoding molybdenum cofactor biosynthesis protein MoaE, with the protein product MKRRLTITTEPIDESALLARREMSGGMGAVVYFLGVVRGVEDDKRISAIEYESFERMVEHQFDLLFGEMERRWPIESVRLVHRIGVVKVNEPSLWVELVAPHRAEAFAACQWLIDEMKRVVPIWKKPLR
- a CDS encoding MoaD/ThiS family protein translates to MRIVVHFYSYFKELTGCVETTEALPPGSSIADLMTLLIRRFPKLGPMQNSTLIAVGVDYQGRGYLLKEGDEVSLFPPVQGG
- the hpt gene encoding hypoxanthine phosphoribosyltransferase produces the protein MPTHGPAVPDVSNIGIDPFHTAGPSSVIKRKTFEPPPGQWRKEVERVLITEEQIARRVRQLTRRLETDFAGRDLVIVSLLNGTVLFLADLIRHLSLPLRLDFIGVSSYGANTVPGQLVFTKELRIDVRGRDVLLVDDILDTGKTLKRVLTKLRALKPRRVRVCVLLEKRARRVAKIRVDYVGFRIPDLFVVGYGLDFAERYRNLSFVGVLRPQYRQGS